From one Butyricimonas faecihominis genomic stretch:
- a CDS encoding FecR family protein: MSEKIRYLVRRAFNSMKEEPYDVDMAWKRVKRQHVRNKEKKLFYSFFKYVACFVFIIGSIYMTWKYIPFRNTSSHLQVQCLDSTRKIKLLLANGEQLLFESNQKISTEELNRRISPDSTIKQLGKQFEGKEQDSLQYNKLYVPKGADFYLKLSDGSVVNINSESTLHFPVEFSSENREVYLEGEAFFDVVREDKFPFKVHTGDKTITVLGTKFNVSAYRDDQEWMATLVQGKISVTARDFQQVLLPSQQLCINKETGETTVKEVETELYTSWVDGKFYFKGYRFEDIAKKMERWYDVVVVYQNEEIKDMKFRGVIDKHVPLKQTLMYLEKTTDIKFEINDKVIIVSKIN; this comes from the coding sequence ATGAGTGAAAAAATTCGATATTTGGTTCGTCGGGCTTTCAATTCCATGAAAGAAGAGCCGTATGACGTTGATATGGCTTGGAAACGGGTAAAGAGGCAACATGTACGGAATAAAGAAAAAAAGCTATTTTATTCTTTTTTCAAATATGTGGCTTGTTTCGTGTTTATAATTGGTTCGATATATATGACATGGAAATATATTCCTTTTAGGAATACATCTTCTCATCTTCAGGTTCAATGTTTGGATTCTACCCGGAAGATAAAATTGTTACTGGCTAATGGGGAACAACTTTTATTTGAAAGTAATCAAAAAATAAGTACGGAAGAATTAAACAGACGTATTTCTCCTGATTCGACAATCAAACAATTAGGGAAACAGTTCGAGGGGAAAGAACAAGACTCGTTACAATATAATAAATTATATGTTCCGAAAGGAGCGGATTTTTATCTGAAACTGTCCGATGGATCTGTTGTGAATATAAATTCGGAGTCAACTTTACATTTCCCTGTGGAATTCTCGTCAGAAAATAGGGAGGTGTATTTGGAAGGAGAAGCTTTTTTTGATGTTGTTCGGGAGGATAAGTTTCCATTTAAAGTGCATACGGGGGATAAAACTATTACCGTGCTGGGAACGAAGTTTAATGTCAGTGCATATCGTGATGATCAAGAATGGATGGCTACTCTTGTACAGGGTAAAATATCTGTCACTGCCCGAGATTTCCAGCAGGTATTGCTGCCATCCCAGCAGTTGTGCATCAATAAGGAAACTGGGGAGACTACAGTAAAGGAGGTCGAAACGGAGCTTTACACTTCATGGGTGGATGGAAAATTTTATTTTAAAGGATATCGTTTTGAAGATATTGCAAAGAAAATGGAGCGTTGGTATGATGTTGTTGTTGTTTATCAAAATGAGGAAATTAAAGATATGAAATTTCGAGGGGTGATAGATAAACATGTTCCATTGAAACAGACATTAATGTATTTGGAGAAAACAACCGATATTAAATTTGAAATAAATGATAAAGTAATAATTGTGAGTAAAATAAATTGA
- a CDS encoding RagB/SusD family nutrient uptake outer membrane protein, with product MKRILYILLCLLGIGCSDFLEYKDNDKIIPRELKHFDELVLGELIKKTTGSEMMALDFMTDDIESVVNPLDGSTSRRDVRGEYFSYYTWAKNNQLDMQQRENNDGNWASFYNKILMCNILEHDVSEFEEDHDRVRTRLLGEIAFMRALSYYYLVNMYGEPYKDKEQAKIALGVPINKAISVEKNTYKRAKLQEIYDLIEENLLNSIDLLKVGDQANSIFRPNVNVAQLFLSRIYLQQKRWQEAKDIASVVISESGASIENLENMSNYIANKINLYNISNKSILFSWGKRNRTPLSLSYSEAGHWEVSQSLREMYVNEETKKDVRGTAFFDEYKPFYPKKFDSNKKVCYDWCYRIEEAYLNRAEACIELGGADNLEQAMQDINIIRRNRIEGDYQETAMDADEARKILRDEKRMEFCFEDCRWFDIRRWGIEIRHKFHELNEPLAGNTYVLAPGSPNYILSLPLEVQKINFEIENFERVETIVNE from the coding sequence ATGAAAAGAATTCTCTATATATTATTATGTTTACTTGGAATAGGGTGCAGTGATTTTTTGGAATATAAGGATAATGACAAGATTATACCTCGTGAATTAAAACATTTTGATGAATTGGTATTGGGTGAATTAATAAAGAAAACGACTGGAAGCGAGATGATGGCTCTCGATTTTATGACAGATGACATCGAGAGTGTTGTAAATCCGTTAGACGGCAGTACGAGTAGAAGAGATGTTCGGGGAGAATATTTTAGTTATTACACGTGGGCTAAAAATAACCAATTGGATATGCAGCAGAGAGAGAATAATGATGGGAATTGGGCCTCTTTTTATAATAAAATACTCATGTGTAATATTTTGGAACATGATGTAAGTGAATTTGAAGAAGATCACGATCGGGTAAGAACTCGGCTTTTGGGAGAAATTGCTTTTATGCGGGCTCTTTCTTACTATTATTTGGTAAATATGTATGGCGAGCCATACAAGGATAAAGAACAAGCGAAAATAGCTTTGGGGGTTCCTATAAATAAAGCGATCAGCGTGGAAAAGAATACTTATAAAAGGGCAAAACTACAGGAAATATATGATCTGATAGAGGAAAATTTGTTAAATTCCATTGATTTGTTAAAAGTCGGAGATCAAGCAAATTCTATTTTCCGGCCTAATGTGAATGTCGCTCAATTATTTTTGTCACGCATCTATCTTCAACAAAAAAGATGGCAGGAAGCCAAGGATATTGCTTCGGTGGTTATTTCGGAAAGCGGGGCAAGTATTGAGAATTTAGAGAATATGTCAAATTACATTGCTAATAAGATAAATTTATATAACATCTCTAATAAAAGTATTTTGTTTTCTTGGGGAAAACGTAACAGAACGCCATTGTCGTTGTCATATTCAGAGGCAGGACATTGGGAAGTTAGTCAATCGTTAAGGGAAATGTATGTGAATGAAGAGACAAAAAAGGATGTTCGTGGAACTGCATTTTTTGATGAATACAAACCTTTTTATCCTAAAAAATTTGATTCCAATAAAAAAGTTTGTTACGATTGGTGTTATCGTATAGAAGAAGCTTATCTCAATCGGGCAGAAGCGTGTATCGAATTGGGAGGAGCTGACAACCTTGAGCAAGCGATGCAAGATATAAACATTATCCGGCGTAACAGGATTGAGGGAGATTATCAAGAAACAGCTATGGATGCAGATGAAGCTCGAAAAATACTTCGAGATGAGAAAAGGATGGAGTTTTGTTTTGAAGATTGTCGGTGGTTCGATATCCGTCGATGGGGAATAGAGATTCGGCATAAATTTCATGAACTTAACGAACCTCTTGCGGGAAATACTTATGTACTTGCTCCTGGAAGTCCGAATTATATTTTAAGTCTTCCGTTAGAAGTACAAAAGATAAATTTTGAAATAGAGAATTTCGAACGGGTTGAAACAATTGTTAATGAATAA
- a CDS encoding RNA polymerase sigma-70 factor, with protein sequence MQEETVSELKALIEGDAIVFENVFRKYYHLLCKYCQGIIPEPEKVEDIVQDVFVYLWNNHKTIHINASLKNYLYTSVRHGAQRELRRLNSVEKHSARLTEFIEYLQQTEYSEEEIEEIEHVKLILNKLSPRSRSIFLMSCVEEKTYKQIAAELNISVNTVKTHISNAYRIIKEKTQRGSSLILLVCNLLLVGKYFQKK encoded by the coding sequence ATGCAAGAAGAGACTGTTTCCGAATTAAAAGCACTAATAGAAGGGGATGCCATCGTTTTTGAAAATGTATTTCGCAAATATTATCACCTTCTATGTAAATATTGTCAAGGAATTATTCCTGAACCGGAAAAAGTTGAAGATATTGTTCAAGATGTTTTTGTTTATTTGTGGAACAATCATAAAACGATTCATATTAATGCTTCACTTAAAAATTATTTGTATACATCTGTTCGACACGGGGCGCAGAGGGAACTGAGAAGATTGAATTCCGTGGAAAAACATTCGGCTCGTTTGACTGAATTTATTGAATATTTGCAACAAACGGAATATTCGGAGGAAGAGATTGAGGAAATAGAGCATGTGAAATTAATTTTGAATAAACTCTCTCCTAGGAGTCGATCAATTTTTCTGATGAGTTGCGTGGAGGAGAAAACCTATAAGCAAATTGCGGCCGAATTGAATATCTCTGTTAATACGGTTAAAACTCATATCAGCAATGCATATCGAATTATCAAGGAGAAAACCCAAAGAGGGTCTTCTTTAATTCTACTCGTGTGTAATTTATTATTAGTGGGAAAATATTTTCAAAAAAAATAA
- a CDS encoding SusC/RagA family TonB-linked outer membrane protein: protein MKKKAYDRAFNLQERLKKKFILFICTLFWFTMGISNVFGEIKMDRDSVVFKDNQMTVEAAFDVITKQLKYDVFYSESELDVHQMIQVPRLKMGLAELLNFILKTEFTYEIKNRTIIISPKRKENSEQREIRGIVKDEDQLPLPGVTILVKGTTIGLSTNAKGEFHFPAPSNVKDLRLLFSFVGMETQEVEVKSDFLSITMKMSMNQMDEVIVRTGFENIDKRKLTSSVVTVKMDDIMEPITTTLDKMLQGKIPGMAVLQQSSTVGAAPKIRIRGSSTIVGSREPLWVLDGIVLEDPVPLSPEELNSMDQVNLIGNAISGINPEDIEQIDVLKDASATALYGSKAANGVIMITTKKGKIGKPAIRYSMSLGFTHRPMTSQMHVMNSKDRVEVSEEMVEKGLQFVDSGITGSVGYEGLLFQLYGNKISYTQFQKEVKKMKEQNTDWFKYLFRNALSHNHTLSVSGANETINYYFSVGYSSERGSSLKEDAERFNFNTNLDIKISDKMNASFGLSASNGTTHRPGVDLFQYAYTTSRAIVPYDEDGYYNFYEVGAGYQNDPYSTPNLVYNVFNELNTTGEKSQLLTLNTRFSFSYKVASCLSLNALLAYNISSHSNENMAAEDSYQVSELRGLVYGYPIIDPVKEPNFARRCALPFGGKLDNSDNRNTGYSARVTASFQKTLHERHDFSLMGGLDMRSTHQEGHTSSLLGYLPERGKKSVDINPGVWTSYGDLLKSSRPTITDSKKNEVSYFASFSYSYDNRYIFNANVRGDASNKLGQDKSARFLPIWSISGRWNIADESFMENVTWIQGLNIHGSYGLQGNVTEAHNPNMVANVGALDAISHYYESTVHSLPNRGLRWEKTRSVNIGTDFSFFNRRLGATFEYYNKKGKDQLVSTTIESTNGGTAVTINDGNLINSGWDLSISATPIQLEKFSWNLSFNTSKSYNKVTNSGEMDKYIVSQYLNGSLVRNGRSLNSFYSYRFGGLNEKGEPTFLGIYAKDEEGNVIISSQEEALASALVYSGRREPLFSGGLSTSFRIFDFSLNASFSMQFGSKMRLNDLYVDGDRLPAPNANMSDEFVDRWRKIGDEKHTDIPRLTDERHTPQGLYYHNGGAATIGDDIFEFYNNSDLRVVSGNFVRCRSISLAYYVPNSILKHIYLKGASLSFSVSNPFVIKAKGLKGRDPEQVTLGSGSIPPQKNFSFSLNVTF from the coding sequence ATGAAAAAAAAAGCGTATGATCGTGCATTTAACCTGCAAGAAAGGTTAAAAAAGAAATTTATTCTTTTCATATGTACATTATTTTGGTTTACGATGGGTATTTCCAATGTTTTTGGAGAGATAAAAATGGACCGAGATAGTGTTGTATTTAAAGATAATCAAATGACGGTGGAAGCTGCGTTTGATGTTATCACGAAACAATTGAAGTATGATGTGTTTTATAGTGAAAGTGAATTGGATGTGCATCAAATGATTCAAGTTCCCCGGTTAAAAATGGGTTTAGCTGAGTTATTGAATTTTATTTTAAAAACAGAGTTTACTTACGAGATTAAAAATAGGACAATTATAATAAGTCCAAAGCGTAAGGAAAACTCGGAACAAAGAGAGATCCGGGGAATAGTGAAAGATGAGGATCAACTTCCTTTACCTGGGGTTACGATTTTAGTGAAAGGTACAACTATTGGATTATCCACGAATGCTAAAGGAGAATTTCATTTTCCGGCACCATCCAATGTTAAAGATTTGAGATTATTATTTTCTTTCGTGGGAATGGAAACGCAAGAAGTTGAGGTTAAAAGTGATTTCCTCTCTATTACGATGAAAATGAGCATGAATCAAATGGATGAAGTGATAGTACGTACGGGATTTGAGAATATTGATAAACGTAAATTAACATCTTCTGTTGTTACAGTAAAGATGGATGATATTATGGAGCCTATAACTACGACATTGGATAAAATGTTGCAAGGGAAAATACCTGGAATGGCTGTGTTACAACAATCTTCTACGGTAGGAGCAGCTCCAAAAATTCGAATCCGGGGATCCTCAACGATTGTGGGGAGTCGGGAACCACTTTGGGTATTGGATGGTATCGTGCTAGAAGATCCTGTGCCTCTTAGCCCGGAAGAATTGAATAGTATGGATCAAGTAAATTTAATTGGTAACGCTATTTCTGGAATTAATCCGGAGGATATTGAACAGATTGATGTATTGAAGGATGCGTCGGCAACTGCACTTTATGGTTCTAAAGCTGCTAACGGAGTTATCATGATTACTACGAAGAAAGGAAAGATCGGAAAACCGGCGATTCGCTATAGTATGTCTTTGGGATTTACCCATCGTCCGATGACAAGTCAAATGCATGTAATGAATTCAAAAGATCGGGTAGAGGTGTCCGAGGAGATGGTGGAAAAGGGATTGCAATTCGTTGATTCGGGAATAACCGGTTCGGTTGGATATGAAGGGCTTTTATTCCAATTATATGGCAATAAAATCAGTTATACACAATTCCAAAAAGAGGTGAAAAAAATGAAAGAGCAAAATACGGATTGGTTTAAATATTTGTTTCGGAATGCTTTGAGTCACAATCATACATTATCTGTTTCTGGTGCGAATGAAACCATTAATTATTATTTTTCGGTTGGATATTCAAGTGAACGAGGTTCTTCCTTGAAGGAAGATGCTGAACGCTTTAATTTTAATACTAATTTGGATATTAAGATAAGCGACAAGATGAATGCTAGTTTCGGTCTAAGTGCTTCAAATGGTACAACTCATCGTCCGGGAGTTGATTTGTTTCAATATGCTTATACAACTTCTAGGGCAATAGTCCCTTATGATGAAGATGGATATTATAATTTTTATGAAGTGGGGGCTGGTTATCAAAATGATCCATATAGTACGCCTAATTTGGTCTATAATGTTTTCAATGAATTGAACACCACAGGTGAAAAAAGTCAATTATTAACATTAAATACCAGATTTAGCTTTAGTTACAAAGTGGCTTCGTGTTTGAGTTTGAATGCTCTGCTCGCTTATAATATCAGTTCACATTCAAATGAAAACATGGCAGCCGAGGATAGTTATCAAGTGTCGGAATTAAGAGGCCTGGTTTATGGGTATCCGATTATTGATCCTGTGAAAGAGCCGAATTTTGCTAGGAGATGTGCCCTGCCGTTCGGAGGTAAATTGGACAATAGCGATAATCGAAATACTGGTTATTCAGCGCGTGTCACTGCCTCTTTTCAGAAGACGTTGCATGAGCGGCATGATTTTAGTCTCATGGGAGGATTGGATATGCGTAGCACCCATCAAGAAGGACACACTTCCTCTTTACTGGGATATCTTCCAGAGAGAGGGAAAAAAAGTGTTGATATTAATCCTGGCGTGTGGACATCTTATGGAGATTTATTGAAAAGTTCTCGCCCGACAATTACCGATAGCAAGAAAAATGAAGTGTCTTATTTTGCTTCTTTTTCTTATAGTTATGATAATCGTTATATTTTTAATGCAAATGTTCGTGGAGATGCTAGTAATAAATTGGGACAAGATAAGTCGGCTCGTTTTTTGCCAATCTGGTCTATATCCGGTCGCTGGAATATTGCTGATGAAAGTTTCATGGAAAATGTTACTTGGATTCAAGGCCTTAATATTCATGGTTCTTACGGATTGCAAGGAAATGTGACAGAAGCTCACAATCCGAATATGGTTGCGAATGTCGGAGCTTTAGATGCTATTTCACATTATTATGAAAGTACTGTTCATTCTCTTCCTAACCGGGGACTTCGTTGGGAGAAAACCAGATCTGTTAATATCGGTACTGATTTCTCTTTTTTTAATAGAAGGCTGGGTGCTACTTTTGAATATTATAATAAAAAAGGAAAGGATCAGTTGGTATCAACCACTATCGAATCAACAAATGGAGGTACGGCTGTAACTATTAATGACGGGAATTTAATAAATTCCGGTTGGGATTTGTCCATTTCGGCTACTCCCATTCAATTGGAAAAGTTTAGTTGGAATTTGAGTTTTAATACGAGTAAAAGTTACAATAAAGTAACTAATTCGGGGGAGATGGATAAATATATCGTATCTCAATACTTGAATGGTTCTTTGGTTAGAAATGGTAGGTCGTTAAATAGCTTTTATTCTTATCGTTTTGGGGGATTAAATGAAAAGGGAGAACCCACGTTTTTGGGGATATATGCCAAGGATGAAGAAGGAAATGTCATCATCTCATCTCAAGAAGAAGCCTTGGCGAGTGCGCTTGTCTATAGTGGTAGGAGGGAACCTTTGTTTTCCGGAGGTTTGAGTACTAGTTTTAGAATTTTTGATTTTTCGTTGAATGCTTCATTTTCTATGCAGTTTGGCTCAAAAATGCGTTTGAATGATTTATATGTGGATGGAGATCGTTTGCCTGCTCCTAATGCTAATATGTCTGATGAATTTGTGGATCGTTGGCGAAAAATTGGGGATGAAAAGCATACAGATATACCTAGATTAACAGATGAACGTCATACACCGCAAGGTTTATACTATCATAATGGAGGTGCAGCTACTATAGGGGATGATATTTTTGAATTTTATAATAATAGTGATCTACGGGTTGTTTCAGGAAATTTTGTTCGTTGTCGTTCAATTTCGTTAGCTTATTATGTACCTAATTCAATATTGAAGCATATCTATTTAAAAGGAGCTTCTTTGAGTTTCTCCGTTTCAAATCCGTTTGTTATAAAGGCGAAAGGGTTGAAAGGGCGTGATCCGGAACAAGTAACTTTAGGTAGTGGTAGTATTCCTCCTCAGAAAAATTTTAGTTTTAGTTTGAATGTAACCTTCTAA
- a CDS encoding TldD/PmbA family protein, with protein MRKTVLVIFSCFLSLLFVPKTYGQGQDKLLGLLKEELAQQMKELKGEEFPPYHMNYRVIDVTSSVVSASFGALMNSQQYRSRTLVPQIRLGDEKLDNFRFNQMGSAMSRFQGPSVARLPLDEENNEDAVRQAIWDEVNNRYKFAVDMYQKTKAESSVNVEEEDKAPYFSEAKVEKYYEAPLPAEKMTIDMDQWAARMKEISAVFKNQPGIMKGDAIMIYTVERRYFVNNEGTEVVQNLPYARIMVFGETKADDGMELPLNLSYFAYDPADLPANDKIIADAKEMVKTLEALRVAPVVDPYTGPALLSGPASGVFFHEIFGHRIEGQRMKSENDGQTFKKMIGQFVLPEGMHVYDDPTLRQYAGEDLNGFYKYDDQGVKAERVDVVVNGKLNDFLMTRTPIDGHPRTNGHARASDGFDPVSRQSNLVIETSNPKTPEELRQLLIEEVKKQGKEYGYFFKEVTSGFTFTGKGGTNSFNVTPLEVYKVFADGRPDQLVRGVDLIGTPLSMFSNIIYAGNDARVFTGMCGAESGSIPVTAISPTILVNKVETQRKAKSQDILPILPAPGTK; from the coding sequence ATGAGAAAAACAGTATTGGTTATTTTTAGTTGCTTTCTCTCCCTGTTGTTTGTTCCGAAGACTTACGGGCAAGGACAGGATAAGTTGCTGGGACTTCTGAAAGAAGAGTTGGCACAACAGATGAAAGAACTAAAGGGTGAAGAATTTCCCCCGTATCACATGAATTACAGGGTGATTGATGTGACCTCTTCCGTGGTATCGGCTTCTTTCGGGGCGCTGATGAACAGTCAGCAATATCGTTCCCGGACGTTAGTTCCGCAGATTCGGTTAGGGGATGAGAAACTCGATAATTTTAGATTTAATCAAATGGGATCGGCCATGTCCCGTTTCCAAGGACCTTCCGTGGCTCGTTTACCATTGGATGAAGAAAATAATGAAGATGCCGTTCGTCAGGCTATCTGGGACGAGGTAAACAATCGTTACAAGTTTGCCGTGGATATGTACCAGAAAACGAAGGCTGAAAGCTCTGTAAACGTGGAAGAGGAAGATAAGGCTCCTTATTTTTCGGAAGCGAAGGTGGAAAAATATTACGAGGCTCCGCTCCCGGCTGAAAAGATGACGATTGATATGGACCAATGGGCAGCCCGGATGAAAGAGATTTCAGCCGTGTTCAAAAATCAACCGGGAATTATGAAAGGGGATGCGATCATGATCTACACGGTGGAGAGACGTTATTTCGTGAATAACGAGGGGACGGAAGTCGTGCAGAATCTACCGTACGCCCGCATCATGGTGTTCGGGGAAACAAAAGCCGATGATGGGATGGAATTGCCGTTGAACTTGTCTTATTTTGCTTATGATCCGGCAGATCTTCCCGCCAATGATAAGATTATTGCTGATGCCAAGGAAATGGTGAAAACATTGGAGGCTTTGCGTGTGGCTCCGGTGGTTGATCCCTACACGGGACCGGCCTTGTTATCCGGTCCTGCCAGTGGTGTCTTCTTTCACGAGATTTTCGGTCACCGGATCGAGGGACAACGTATGAAGAGTGAGAATGACGGGCAGACGTTCAAGAAAATGATCGGCCAATTCGTGTTGCCGGAGGGGATGCACGTGTATGATGATCCGACACTTCGGCAATATGCGGGAGAGGATTTGAACGGATTTTATAAATATGATGATCAGGGTGTGAAAGCCGAACGGGTGGATGTCGTGGTGAACGGTAAGTTGAATGACTTCCTGATGACTCGTACCCCGATCGACGGCCATCCTCGCACGAACGGACACGCCCGTGCCAGCGATGGGTTTGACCCTGTTTCGCGCCAGTCTAACTTGGTGATCGAGACTTCTAACCCGAAAACTCCCGAAGAATTACGCCAGTTATTGATTGAAGAGGTAAAGAAACAAGGTAAAGAATACGGTTATTTCTTCAAGGAGGTGACGAGTGGATTTACCTTCACCGGTAAAGGTGGTACCAATTCCTTCAACGTGACCCCGCTGGAGGTGTACAAAGTATTTGCTGACGGTCGTCCGGACCAGTTGGTTCGTGGCGTGGATTTGATTGGAACCCCGCTTTCCATGTTCTCTAATATTATATATGCCGGAAATGATGCCCGCGTGTTCACGGGAATGTGTGGTGCTGAATCGGGTTCAATTCCTGTAACGGCTATTTCCCCGACTATCTTGGTGAATAAGGTAGAGACGCAAAGAAAAGCGAAATCTCAAGATATTTTACCGATTTTACCGGCTCCGGGAACGAAATAA
- a CDS encoding metallopeptidase TldD-related protein, translated as MRYILSLLIFFLLVGPVVAQNEQDQVIFKAMQDELQRNKAELALPGMDKPFYLSYSLGRFRQFEVVGELGAITNSLELPWRGVGSSQLLLGDYNNTNDTRFVGQFMKVGMPAEADYDMIRRNFWLVSDAAYKMALREAAAKEAALKSNPQTQEEAQLPDLVKAEPITKIVESKVPYEIDIKKWENTIRELSAIFKNYKEIYNSSVGISGLDMEVYKQTSEDVTMKQPVTYANLFAQGYVTTEDGVRIGDALSILVARPQDMPSLEDLKKKVTAFAENLMKLRNAPVVEEFYSGPVLFEDGASSSIFVNNLLNQGGLFAYRKPIGQAGGRTLEGRIGRKIIDNRLTVKNYTSLEKYDGTPLLGAYEIDAEGVIPEKEMTLVDKGILRQMLNGRVPSLKTQHSTGSSRFVMTGSDIVYATAPGTIHIQVDKGTKQDKMKKALIKAAKDEGLDYAYIVRSIAGPASRIYKVDVKDGSETQVRFGDVSAINLAKIKRVLDISSKENVSNYILNRQVLSSLIYPASVLIEDVEINKSEPKKEKEPVLKFPLQR; from the coding sequence ATGAGATATATATTATCACTATTAATATTTTTCCTGCTGGTAGGGCCAGTGGTGGCACAGAATGAGCAAGATCAAGTGATCTTCAAGGCGATGCAGGATGAATTACAAAGAAATAAAGCTGAATTGGCATTGCCGGGAATGGATAAACCGTTTTATTTGTCGTATTCTTTAGGTCGGTTCCGTCAGTTTGAAGTTGTCGGGGAGCTAGGAGCGATCACGAATTCACTGGAATTGCCGTGGAGAGGGGTAGGCTCGTCTCAGTTGTTGTTGGGTGATTATAATAACACGAACGATACTCGTTTCGTGGGACAATTCATGAAGGTAGGGATGCCGGCCGAGGCGGATTATGATATGATTCGTCGTAATTTTTGGCTAGTATCTGATGCTGCTTACAAGATGGCGTTGCGTGAAGCTGCTGCCAAAGAAGCGGCCTTGAAGTCAAACCCGCAAACTCAGGAGGAGGCTCAATTGCCGGACTTGGTGAAGGCAGAACCGATCACGAAGATCGTGGAAAGCAAGGTTCCCTATGAAATTGATATAAAGAAATGGGAAAACACGATTCGTGAACTTTCCGCGATATTCAAGAATTACAAGGAAATTTACAACTCATCCGTGGGTATTAGCGGTTTGGATATGGAAGTTTACAAACAGACGAGCGAGGACGTGACCATGAAACAACCGGTTACCTATGCGAATCTGTTTGCACAGGGATATGTAACCACGGAAGACGGGGTACGGATCGGGGATGCGCTTTCTATTTTGGTTGCTCGCCCGCAGGATATGCCTTCTTTGGAAGATTTGAAAAAGAAAGTAACAGCTTTTGCTGAAAATCTGATGAAGTTGAGAAATGCCCCGGTGGTTGAAGAATTCTATTCCGGGCCGGTTCTTTTTGAAGACGGGGCTTCTTCCAGTATCTTCGTGAACAACCTGTTGAATCAAGGGGGATTATTTGCTTATCGTAAGCCGATTGGTCAGGCGGGAGGCAGAACGTTGGAAGGTCGTATCGGGAGAAAGATTATTGACAACCGTTTGACCGTGAAAAATTACACTAGCTTGGAGAAATACGATGGGACCCCGTTGTTAGGTGCTTACGAGATTGACGCGGAAGGTGTTATTCCAGAAAAGGAGATGACGCTGGTTGACAAGGGGATCTTGCGTCAAATGTTGAATGGTCGGGTACCTTCTTTGAAAACTCAGCACTCCACGGGTAGCTCTCGTTTCGTGATGACCGGAAGTGATATAGTTTATGCCACGGCCCCGGGAACTATTCATATCCAAGTAGATAAGGGAACGAAACAGGACAAGATGAAAAAAGCATTAATCAAGGCTGCCAAGGATGAAGGATTGGATTATGCTTACATCGTGCGCAGTATTGCCGGACCGGCATCCCGTATTTACAAGGTTGACGTGAAAGATGGTAGTGAAACGCAGGTTCGTTTCGGTGATGTTTCTGCCATTAATCTGGCGAAGATCAAACGGGTACTGGACATTTCAAGTAAAGAAAACGTGTCTAACTACATCCTGAATCGTCAAGTGCTTTCTTCTTTGATTTATCCGGCCTCGGTTTTGATCGAGGACGTGGAAATCAACAAGTCTGAACCGAAGAAAGAGAAAGAACCGGTGTTGAAATTCCCGTTGCAGAGATAA